CTGCCAGCATCGATCTCCCAGCAGGTGCTCGATCTTTTTGCCAATGCAGAAGTAGTACCAATGATTTGCGTACCAGTCAGAGATTGCATGATTGCCCAGATCAGAGCCATTCTTCTGACTTTCGATCCACTTATGACGGTCAGCTTCCAGAGGCGCTTCCTCATAGATGCTGGCGACATTACTTGGATCTAAGAGTTCCGACGACGACATGCTTCACCTCAATGTGCGTCTGAGATCCCATTAGAAGCACGAAACTTAGTCAATCACTGCAAGGTTCAAACAGTGCCAATGAGTTTCGTAAAAACCTTATTAACGCTGATTTATACCCCCGCACGATATTCAAGGCAAGATTCATTCCAGGCAGAATTAAAGAATTTTGAAAGGATGTTTATGAAGATCCGTCCACGCTTTAAGTTTTTTGTTTCAAAAACTTTACAAGGAACTCATGATTTTCCGCTGAGCAAAAACAGCAAACGCTCTAATTCCAATCGAGGTGCCAAACGACTGTTTCCTTTCAGATTCAGATCGGTTTCGAGCAACCAATGACTGATTTTTTCCGCTCGTTGACGACTCAGACGCCGGAGATAGCGATCGGAAGAATCGACATCACGCGGAAAGACCCCGGCGTCTTTTAACGCCTGTTTTAAAGGGGTTCCCTGCACTGCCAGCTGTGTGGCTTTGAAATATTTTCGCCAGACAAAAGTCAATCCCCCCAGTATTTTCTGCGGTGCTTCGCCGGCTACCAGGAGATGATCCAGATACTTGAGTGCGTCTCCAATATTGCCATCACGTACCGCACCCGTCATCGCCCAGGTAGTCTCTGCCTTCCATCCCCCAACGACGGCGCGAATATCATCCGGCGAAATGCGTGGTTGATCTCCCACGAACGTCGTTAACTTTTCCAATTCTTGATGTATTTGTCCACAATGGGTTCCCACCATTTCGACCAGTAGTAGTGCAGCGTCGCGTGAGATCTGCTTTTGATGCAGTTGACCAGCAGTATCGGAAATCCATTTCGCTAACTGCCCCCCCTTGAGCTCTTTACACTCGAGATCCAGACCGATTTTTGCAACCAGCTTCGCCAATCGAGTCGCTTTACTCCACGATTTAACATCCAGAATCAGCAGCGAGCTTTTTGACGGTGCTTCCAGATATTTTTCCAGTTTGCCCCGAAATGCGGACACAAATTTTTCCGCTTCGTCGACAATGACCAGGCGCTTATCTCCCCACATGGAAACGGTTTTCAGCTCATCAAACAGAGTGGACGGGGGAAGCTCTCTTTCGAGCCGTTTGCCATCGAAACGCGTCATACTGGTGTCTTCTTCGTCCCCCAGCACAATTGGTTCGATGGCCTTGATCGCCTCCTGTTTCATGTAGCGATCATCACCGTGCAGCACCACAATCGGACCAAACTCGTCCTTGGCAGGATTCAGCAGAAATTCGGTGACATGCAGACTCATTGAGAACTCTTATTGACCAAAATCATCAGGATAACGTAAATTGAGCCGCGAAACAGTGCTCTTAACCGAAGTCACCTCGGGGTGATGCTTATTAGATATTACACTCAATTTTGCAGTTGATTTCGAGTGATGCTGCCCGCTGATCCTGCAAATAGAACAAACAAATCCATCGGGAGCTGAAAACCATTTCACTGAAATCCGAATCTCATGCCGGAAACATACCGGAAACCGAGACGCCGATTCTACCTCAGGCAGCGATTCCACCTAAACCGCTACTGCCCGTGTTATTGCAGACAGCGGAAGTCTTTTTCCAGTGTCCGGGTGAAGATTATCCGATTTCGAACGCCATTCATCTCTCCCGATTGGCAGCCTTCTATCCGAAGTGCCGTACATGTCCCCATAATACGGAAACGGGCAATCTGTCACCGCAGACGATCAAACGACTGCAGCAGACTCAGCAACAAAGAGTCGCGCCACAGAACCTGTTTACCGCAGAAGGCATTCGTGGCGTTTATCTAAACGAAATCAATCGGACTCAGGCGGCCCATATCGCGGGTGCCTTTTCCAATCTGCTCTGGGAACAGCTTCCTCTTAAAGGCATAGCCCCTCAAGAAAAAACTGTGTCTTCACTGAACACAGCGTCTCACTCGTTTGAACACACTGGTCCGGAAAAAAGTCGGGGCCCTTGTGTCGTCATCGGCTTTGACGAACGCCCTTCTTCGCCGGATATCATCACAGGCGTCGCCAGCGCGTTGCGTAGAAACGGCTGTCGGGTGATTGATCTGGGGCTGACAGTACCAGCCATCTTGTCCTACGCAACCACTCACTTGCAGGCCCAAGGGGCCATCATGGTCACTGGATCGCAATGCGGCCCCTCTTATACGGGACTCGAATTTCTGCTCGAACAATCACAGCCGGTTTCTGTCGGCCACGGACTGGAAAAGATTCAGGAGATCTCGACCAGAGGATTCGGTCGAGCGTCTCGGCAACCCGGCTCGCAAAGAACGTTTCATCCCATGGAATCCTATCGGGCACAATTCAATAAACACTTCCATGCCTTACGACCGCTGAAAATTGCCGTTGCCTGTTCTTTGAGACTTGTCAGAGAAACACTCAACGCGCTCTTTGAAAAACTCCCCTGTCAGCTCACCTGGGTTGAGATCCCCCATCAAAAACGAGACCTGCTGAGCACTCAGGATTCCGATGTCCTCAAAATACAGGAGTTTCTGCAAACAGGCGAGTTTGATTTGGGAATGCTCATTGATGACGATAGCCGACGCTGTGCCTTTTTTGATGAATCAGGCGTGCTTCTGCCACAACATCTGATATCAAAATTTCTGATGAACGCGCTCGCCGTGGAACACACCAATAAAGCATTTATCTTAGAGGAAGAAAGCTTCACACAATTGCCCGACCTCCCCTCTGGCTGGAATGTCCACCCGCACAAGGGCTCGCTGGCGGATGCCTATTTTCAAATGCAGACAAAACAGGCCGTTTACGCTGGAGGTCAATCAGGATATCATTGGTTTCGGGAGACGGTTCCCACCTGTGATGCGATTTTGACTCTGGCTCATGTTCTGGCTGCATTGAGTTTCAGTGATGCGCCCTTCAGTGAAGTCCTCTCTTAATCAATCAAAGAGACATCGACACAGCCAGCGGACCCACGCTTGTGTTAAACCAGGAATCACCCAGCTCTGCGTATATTCATGTCCCGTTCTGTCAGCATCGCTGCGGATATTGTGACTTCACGCTCGTCGCACAAAAAGATCACCTCATCGAAGAATATCTGGCGGCAATGGAACAACAGCTGGCAGAAGTGGGCGAAGGGATCGAATTACAAACCCTGTTCCTGGGTGGCGGCACGCCAACACACCTCAGCATTGATCAACTGCAAAGACTGTTTGACGCCCTCTTTTCCCGCTTTCAACTGGCGACAGACTATGAATTCAGTATCGAAGCCAACCCGCTGAATCTCACCGAAGAAAAAATTGATTTTCTGAAACAGAGCGGAGTGAACCGCGTCAGTCTCGGCGTACAGTCATTTGATTCCGATATTCTCACGTTTCTGGAACGTGACCATCAGCCAGAACAGATCTTCGAGATTGTCGAATCACTACAGTCCCGGATTGAAAATACAAGCCTGGACCTCATCTTTGCAGTCCCCGGTCAAAGTCTCAAAGACTGGCAGACTTCTCTTGCCAACGCCGTCCGGCTGAAGATACCTCACATTTCAACCTACGGATTAACCATCGAAAAGGGAACCACGTTCTGGAGCCGTGAGCAAGCAGGCCTGTTTGAACTCCCTGAGGAGGAACTCGCGGGAGTCATGTATGAATTCGCGCTGGACTTTCTGGATGCGGAAGGTTTGAAGCATTATGAAATTTCCAACTTCGCCCGTCCCGGCTATGAATGCCGACACAATGAAGTCTATTGGACCGGATATCCTTACTATGGCTTTGGCCCCGGTGCAGCCAGTTATCTGAATGGAATTCGAAGACAGAACCACCGTAGCGTTGTGACCTGGCTGAAACGGATCGCAGCGGGAGAATCACCCATCTCAGATCAGGAACAACTTTCACCCGAAGACCGAGCCCGAGAAGCAATTATCTTCGGGTTACGACGCCGCGTGGGAATCAATATCACTGAATTCGCGTCACGTTATGGATTTGATCTCGATGCTCTCTCGCACGCGGCCATTCAAAAACATGTTCAAGCCGGTTTACTCGAAGAAACCGCGACGCATCTTCGTCTGACACAAGCCGGCTGCCTGCTCGCTGATTCCGTTGTGATTGATTTTCTTTAAATCGAAATCATCACGGTTTGCTGGGATATTCCTGAGTCACTTGCACCTGGTACTTCCCCTTAAAAGGAGTCCAACCGTTCTCCATTTTTCGTCCCAGCATTTCAAACTGTATGGTTCCTCGGGGAACAAGGAAATAAAGTCCTCCCTGAAAATCATCGTGCACGCAGGGATAAATTTTATTGTTTACGCGAGCTTCCACATGATACCCCAAGCCTCCCATCAGGGAATTCAGCCCCACCCTGTTCCTGTAGGTCAGGAGATCAGGCATGACTCCACCGGATTCAAGGAACTGATACCATTCTGTGTAAAACTGTTTGAGATAAGTTTCAAGCTCACTGATTCGGGGTTGATCTAACTGCACACCGTTCTGGCTGATGTAATCCATTAACGCAGGATCGCCCGTCAGATCAACGCGAACCAGTTCAGTATCACTGCCCGCTTTCAGCCGAATCTTCAGACCACCCTGTTCTGTTCCGTAAAACAACATATCCATCAGATCGCTTTGCACGCGCCGCGGAGTTTCTTTCAAACTTTGATTGACAGCTTGAACCACTTCCTTGGAGATGCCTGATGAGCCTGACTTCAATTGCTGCTCCAACTTGGCACTCTCAGAATTGAAACGGGCGGCTACCAGATTCCCTTCAAGATTCGGACCATAAGCCCAATAAAAGTATCCGGCCACTCCCAACATCAGCCCAAAGAACAACAGGAATAAAATGACCCCACCCGCACTCGACTTCCGACGTTTACGCAGATATTGCGAAGTCATGCTGGTCATCGGTCTTGGTTCTGCTGAGACCGGAGGCGATGCAGGACCTTGATCACCATTTTCCGCTCCCGCATCGGGGGGCGTTACAGGTTGTGATTCAGATGACGGCTCAACACTCTCAGTAGAAGGTGCCGTCTGCAATTCCGCTTGAATCGGATTCGGAATAAGCAGCTTGGTTCCACACCTTGGACAGTCGCCTTGTTTACCGGCTGTGGAGTCGGGTACTTTCAGTGTTGAAGTGCAATAGGGACAATTAAATTGGATTGTCATGTTTTAAACTCAAATAAATAGCGATTTTTATGTACGGATTGAACTGGAGGGAAGAGTTAATATTCCAGGAACCGAGCGCGGCAGATTCAGGAGAGTACTTGACTACAATATGATTGAATTATAAGGATTTGAGTATCAAAAACCAGACCGATTTATCTGTTTGAATTCTCACAGCAACCAGGAAAGAGAAACCTCTATTCAGGTTATTTCAATGATTCAAGATAGGCCAGCAGATGGGCTGCCTGTTCTGCAGTCAGATCGCGGAATAACTGTTCCGGCATAATCGATTTTTTCTGCACCACCATACTTTCAATCTCATTCTGGGGAATCTGCAGTAATTCATTTTTACTGTCTCTTATTGTAATGCCGCCGTCCTCTTTCTTGACCAGCAGGCCGGTATACACCTTACCGGACTGAGTCTCTATGACATGAGTGTAGTATTTCTCATCAATTTTCTTTGATGGTTGAATGATGTTTTCCAGCAGTTCAGCGCGTGAAAGTTTTTTCCCGATCTGAGTCAGATCAGGCCCCAGTTCTTTTCCATACTGATGCACGCGATGACAATTACGACACTGCAGTCCTGCCATCTCAAAAAACAGTTTTTTCCCTTCGCGCGCATCTCCCTGAATCGATAATAGCGTTCCCTCGTCAATCTTTAGCCCCAGGCGTTTGACTCGTTGGTCCTCCGGTATAAACCGTTCAAATAAATCACTGACGAGCGGACTCTGATCTTGTGTCCCCAATTGAATAATCTGATCTTTCATCTGCTCAGACATCGGCCTTTGATCAAGGGCATCCAGTAACAGCAACGCTCCACTGGTCGTTCCCAGAATCCCCTGAATTTTTTGGCTGACAAATTCCTGATCTTCAATCTGAACGGAATCAGCTAACAGATTTCTCTGATAGTTCCGCAATCGCAGAACGGTAAAACTACTATCATCCGAACTCGTCTGCATGCGTTCTATCCATTCCCGAATCAGCTGTGTCGCCTTGACATCGACCATAGACGAACCGGAATAAGGCATCCGCCCTTTACCAAGTTTGCTTATCCGATAGAGCAACACCGAACGAAACGGATCACCGGGTGAAATAATCCGGGCCTCTGTAATGCCAAACGTGCCCTGCGTCGGCTTCACACCGACCGCTTTCATTCCGGCCCGATCGAATGAGGCACCTAGTTCGATCGTCGAACCCCCACCACCATTATTCCGATGACAGTGTCGGCAGTTAGCGTGCAGATAAGATCGAGCCCGTAGTTTCACATCGACGGACGCATTGTGAGGATTGGCCAGAGTAAGCGTTTTTGATGCTTTGGCTTCGTTCCAGACAGACTCGGGCAGGACTTTAATATGCGCCAGAGCACGAATTTGATTATCAACCATGTCGCCATACTTCTGATTACGATTGAGTTGTGCTGCTTCAAAGGACAGCACAGAAAGATGATTTTGAAAAGGCGTATGACAAACAGCACACTCCGCTCGACTGGGAATATGCCAATCAGAACTGACTTTCTCCTGCGGATTGACCTGAGAGCTGATTTCCAACTTGAGATTGTCGCCTTCCCTGGAAACCAGTTCGGCGTCGGTCTGCTCTTCATTCCAGCGATAAGAGTAGCCCAACCAGCGGGCACCGTTGAAATGCAACAGTTGTGTTTCGAGCCGGCGCGTTGATTGAGGATTTCCGCGTTCCGTCTCCAGCGAAATTGTTTTCATCAGGACACTGTCTTTGGGAAATTTCCATTCCTGCTTTTTCACAACTTCAACACTCGAATCACCGGGCAAAGCAACAAACCGTTCCGCGGTTGCATAATCCGCCCAGGCGGGTGCGTTGATAGAATACGGAATCACACCGGGCGCAACCTGATGCGTCTTAGTTGACTCGAACAGTCCAGTCTGACTCAACAAAGTCGGAAATTTCGGATTGTGATCCGATTCTTTAATCGGTACGAGACGATGAAAAGCGCCCCCTTCGATATCAACAATATAAACCTCTCCTGTATCATCCAAAGCAAACGCGGTCACCTTGAGTGTCGAGTTCGCCAGTTCCTGATGCCAGTTGACCCGTTTGTCGGCATAGCGTAATCCCCAGAGTTTGCCCGTTGAATAATCGCCGTAAATGTAGGTGTCTTTCAATTCTTTCAAACGGGGATTCTGATAAAAGTAGCCCCCGGTAATCGAGCGAGCTTCTCGATGCGAATGCTCGATCGTCGGCGGGAGAATCGGCGTCGGTCCCGGCTTCAACTCTGGTTTCACCGGCTGTCGCCCTTCACGAATACTCCAGCCATAATTCCCGCCCTTCTCGACGCGAAATACCAGCTCCCACAATTCCCAGCCCACATCGCCGACCCACAAATCGCCATTCTCAGGATGAAAGCACATTTTCCAGGGATTGCGAAAACCAAACGCCCAGATCTCAGGCCGCGCACCCGGTTGATTCACAAACGGATTGTCCGAAGGAATCGAATAAGGCAACTCTTTACCGGGATGGTCGACGTCAATCCGCAAAACACAGGATAAAAGATTGCTCACATCCTGACCGGCATTATGAATATCAGGAGGCGAAGCCGGCCCTCCGTCGCCGGTTGAAATATAGAGATAACCATCAGGACCAAATCGCAGGCAACCACCATTATGACCGCCGGACAACCATTCAATCAGAATCTCTTCTGAATCAGGATCACAGCGGGGCGGATTCGTATCCATAACTTTAAATCGGGAAACCCGTGTGCCGGCAGGTAAACCGGGCTTTAAGACATAACAGATATAAACAAACGGTTGCTTCTCAAACTGGGGATGAAACGTGATGCCATAAATCTCGTTCAGATCCTTGACCCGCTCTTTGAGATCGAAGAACAGATCTGTCTGCGAGACGCTTTGATCTTCGTACGGAAAAGAAAAGATCTTCCCTTTTCGCTCGGCAACAAAAAAACGTTTTTGTCCCGGAGCAGTGGCAATCGCCAGCGGCTGATTGAATTTGAGATTCGGAAACGCCCGCTCGGTTTCATAGGGTAGAGCAGGATCAGGCGTCCCCTTGATCTTCGACGTCGTCCACGGAACTCGTTTGGCGATGCCTGAACCAGAGTCTGACGGTTCTTGTGCCTGCAAATGAGCGATAGGCAGCATCAGCAGAATCACGATGAAGGGGAATAGAAACCATGATCGAAAACGCGGTAAATTCTCGGCGGCGATCATGGGGAAATTTCCTCTCAGGGGATAAAGTAAGCTCATACCGACGCACTCTGCTAATAACGTGAAACAATCAGGACAGGCAATCATACTATTCAAACCTGTCTTTTCACCGATTGCAATCGCGAAACGAGGATCCCCTACCGCGAATCGCGAACTCGTAGCGGTCGAGAGGTTATCGCATGTTAACCGGATCGACGTCGATGATATATTCGATCCCTTTTTCACGAGGTAGCTTGCCGTCCACTTCGCGCCAGAGTTGCAGGATCTCCTCTACATTGACAGCCGCCAACTGAAAGTGATACCGGAAATACTTCTTGAGCCGAATAATCGGAGCCGGGGCCGGCCCCAGAATTTGCACACTCAATTTCTTCTCTTCCGCCGCGTCACTCAGAATTTGAGAGAGTTGTCGGGCAAACTCCTGCACATGCTCTTCCTGGGGTCCCCGGAGAATCACCCGGGCATAATGTGCATAGGGAGGTGCCAGCATCTCTTTGCGATGTCCCATTTCATATTTGGCAAAGCCCAGAAAATCATGCTCCGCCGCCTTGAGAATTGCCGGTTCGGAGGGAGAAGCTGTCTGCACAAACACACGGCCTCCCTGCATTCCCCGGCCTGTGCGGCCTGCAACCTGAGCGATTAACTGAAACGTTCGTTCTGAGGCAAATAAATCGGGTTGATGCAGCATTGTGTCGGCATCGACCACACCCACCAGCGTGACATTCGGAAAGTCCAACCCTTTCGCAATCATCTGCGTTCCCAGCAGAATATCCACTTCCCCCGAGGCGAACGCATTCAACACACGCGCGTGGCTGCCGGCGCCCCGCATGGTATCGCTGTCCATTCGCTGGCATTTATACCCAGGGAACTTGGCCTTGACCTCTTCTTCCAGCCGTTGGGTCCCCGTTCCGACAAACCGCAGTCCCGGTGCACCACAGCCGGGACAGTGGGTTGGAGGCTTGGCTGAAAAATCACAGCTATGACAGACCGCCAGATTTTTATCTCGATGCCAGGTCAAAGAAATTTCACAATGCGGACACTTGACGGAGTTCCCGCATCCCTTACACCACAGTGCAGGCGAATAACCACGGAGATTCAAAAACAGAATCACCTGCCCGCCTGCCCCCAGTGCATGCTGCATGCCTGTAAACAGGACTCGTCCGATCGAATCGTTTCGTCGAATCTGCACGTCATTGCGAACATCAATAATATTCACGTTCGGCATCGGCAGATCATTCACTCGCTTCGCCATCGAAATCAGGGTATCTTTTTTCTCGATCACCCGCAGCCAGGAATTTAGCGTCGGCGTTGCCGAGCCCAGAATCAAAGGCACGCTCTCCAGTTCTGATCTTTGGCGAGCGACTTCCCGCGCATGATAGCGGGGGGCCGTCTCCTGTTTGAATGACGTTTCATGCTCTTCATCAATAATGATCAATCCCAGATGCGGCGCCGGTGCAAACACGGCACTCCGCGCCCCGACAATCACCTGGACCTTACCGGCGGCAATATTCTGCCAGTGATAATGCCGATCGCTGTCACTCAAATGACTGTGCAAAACCGCTACGGAATCAAAGCGGGATCGAAACCGCTGAATCGCCTGAGGCGTCAAACTGATTTCCGGCACCAGCACAATCGCCTGTTGTCCATAACTGACGACTTCGCGAATCGCCTGAATATAAACCTCGGTTTTCCCACTCCCTGTCACGCCATGCAACACGAACGTTTCGCTCCGCTGTCCACGAATCGCCGCCAGAATCTGATCCAGTGCCCGACACTGATCTGGATTGAGTTGCAAATCATCCTGTTTTTTAATGTGAGCATGGACGACATCATCATCATTCTCAAAATGCTGCATCCGTTTTTGATGACTGCGAATCAGTGATTTCTTTTTGAGTGATTGAACCGGCCCCGAACCACAATTCGCCGCCTGTGTCAGCGCTTCTAACGTCAGCGGTTTTTCGGCCAATTTTAACGCATCAAACACGGCCCTCTGTTTTGCGGGAAGTTTTTCAATCAACGCGGCACTTTCATCTCCGGCCAGATGCGAAGGCGCAGCCAGTTCAAACACCGTCACCATCCGGGTGCCTGCCTGATTCTTCACTCCAGCAGGAACAACACATTCCAGAACCTGCCCCCAACTGCATAAGTAACGATCTGCAATCCAGCGCGTCAGCTTTAGCATTTTGGCATCGAACAAAGGGCGACTGTCCAGAATCGTTTCGACCGTTTTTAATCGAATGCTCGGCTGATTTTCATCGGCAGGCCCAACTCCCACGCAATACCCCGGGATCAACTGATTTCCGCGACCAAAGGGAACCTGCACCCGGTGTCCTGCGCGAAGCAGCGCACGCATACTTTCAGGAACCAGATAATGAAATACTCGGTCCACGGGCCGATTCAACACGATTTGTGCCAGATAGAGATCCTGCGCGGACTCCCGTTCCCAGGGCATGGGGTTTTCCGGAAGTTCCTCTTCTTCAAATAGGCTCTGTTGCTTCGGTTTACTCATATCGTCTGCAGGATATACTAGGGAAAATGGTTATCTCGCTTTGTAACTCTTTGGAGTGATGAACTCAACAATCAAACTCGACTATCGAGAATTCGATAAAAAAGATTCATGCCACCCTGATCGATTTTCTTGATAGAAGAATCCGCAGGGACTTTGATAGAAATGATTTACTGATGCGTATTGGAATTTTTGGCGGTACGTTTGACCCTGTGCACTATGCGCATCTCCTGCTCGCTGAACAAAGCCGCGAGCAAGCAAACCTGGACGAAGTCTGGTTAATCCCAGCAGGAAGTCCGCCTCACAAGGAGAGCAC
This genomic interval from Gimesia alba contains the following:
- the hemW gene encoding radical SAM family heme chaperone HemW: MLNQESPSSAYIHVPFCQHRCGYCDFTLVAQKDHLIEEYLAAMEQQLAEVGEGIELQTLFLGGGTPTHLSIDQLQRLFDALFSRFQLATDYEFSIEANPLNLTEEKIDFLKQSGVNRVSLGVQSFDSDILTFLERDHQPEQIFEIVESLQSRIENTSLDLIFAVPGQSLKDWQTSLANAVRLKIPHISTYGLTIEKGTTFWSREQAGLFELPEEELAGVMYEFALDFLDAEGLKHYEISNFARPGYECRHNEVYWTGYPYYGFGPGAASYLNGIRRQNHRSVVTWLKRIAAGESPISDQEQLSPEDRAREAIIFGLRRRVGINITEFASRYGFDLDALSHAAIQKHVQAGLLEETATHLRLTQAGCLLADSVVIDFL
- a CDS encoding PQQ-dependent sugar dehydrogenase; this translates as MIAAENLPRFRSWFLFPFIVILLMLPIAHLQAQEPSDSGSGIAKRVPWTTSKIKGTPDPALPYETERAFPNLKFNQPLAIATAPGQKRFFVAERKGKIFSFPYEDQSVSQTDLFFDLKERVKDLNEIYGITFHPQFEKQPFVYICYVLKPGLPAGTRVSRFKVMDTNPPRCDPDSEEILIEWLSGGHNGGCLRFGPDGYLYISTGDGGPASPPDIHNAGQDVSNLLSCVLRIDVDHPGKELPYSIPSDNPFVNQPGARPEIWAFGFRNPWKMCFHPENGDLWVGDVGWELWELVFRVEKGGNYGWSIREGRQPVKPELKPGPTPILPPTIEHSHREARSITGGYFYQNPRLKELKDTYIYGDYSTGKLWGLRYADKRVNWHQELANSTLKVTAFALDDTGEVYIVDIEGGAFHRLVPIKESDHNPKFPTLLSQTGLFESTKTHQVAPGVIPYSINAPAWADYATAERFVALPGDSSVEVVKKQEWKFPKDSVLMKTISLETERGNPQSTRRLETQLLHFNGARWLGYSYRWNEEQTDAELVSREGDNLKLEISSQVNPQEKVSSDWHIPSRAECAVCHTPFQNHLSVLSFEAAQLNRNQKYGDMVDNQIRALAHIKVLPESVWNEAKASKTLTLANPHNASVDVKLRARSYLHANCRHCHRNNGGGGSTIELGASFDRAGMKAVGVKPTQGTFGITEARIISPGDPFRSVLLYRISKLGKGRMPYSGSSMVDVKATQLIREWIERMQTSSDDSSFTVLRLRNYQRNLLADSVQIEDQEFVSQKIQGILGTTSGALLLLDALDQRPMSEQMKDQIIQLGTQDQSPLVSDLFERFIPEDQRVKRLGLKIDEGTLLSIQGDAREGKKLFFEMAGLQCRNCHRVHQYGKELGPDLTQIGKKLSRAELLENIIQPSKKIDEKYYTHVIETQSGKVYTGLLVKKEDGGITIRDSKNELLQIPQNEIESMVVQKKSIMPEQLFRDLTAEQAAHLLAYLESLK
- the holA gene encoding DNA polymerase III subunit delta translates to MSLHVTEFLLNPAKDEFGPIVVLHGDDRYMKQEAIKAIEPIVLGDEEDTSMTRFDGKRLERELPPSTLFDELKTVSMWGDKRLVIVDEAEKFVSAFRGKLEKYLEAPSKSSLLILDVKSWSKATRLAKLVAKIGLDLECKELKGGQLAKWISDTAGQLHQKQISRDAALLLVEMVGTHCGQIHQELEKLTTFVGDQPRISPDDIRAVVGGWKAETTWAMTGAVRDGNIGDALKYLDHLLVAGEAPQKILGGLTFVWRKYFKATQLAVQGTPLKQALKDAGVFPRDVDSSDRYLRRLSRQRAEKISHWLLETDLNLKGNSRLAPRLELERLLFLLSGKS
- a CDS encoding phosphohexomutase domain-containing protein, with the translated sequence MLLQTAEVFFQCPGEDYPISNAIHLSRLAAFYPKCRTCPHNTETGNLSPQTIKRLQQTQQQRVAPQNLFTAEGIRGVYLNEINRTQAAHIAGAFSNLLWEQLPLKGIAPQEKTVSSLNTASHSFEHTGPEKSRGPCVVIGFDERPSSPDIITGVASALRRNGCRVIDLGLTVPAILSYATTHLQAQGAIMVTGSQCGPSYTGLEFLLEQSQPVSVGHGLEKIQEISTRGFGRASRQPGSQRTFHPMESYRAQFNKHFHALRPLKIAVACSLRLVRETLNALFEKLPCQLTWVEIPHQKRDLLSTQDSDVLKIQEFLQTGEFDLGMLIDDDSRRCAFFDESGVLLPQHLISKFLMNALAVEHTNKAFILEEESFTQLPDLPSGWNVHPHKGSLADAYFQMQTKQAVYAGGQSGYHWFRETVPTCDAILTLAHVLAALSFSDAPFSEVLS
- the priA gene encoding replication restart helicase PriA; translated protein: MSKPKQQSLFEEEELPENPMPWERESAQDLYLAQIVLNRPVDRVFHYLVPESMRALLRAGHRVQVPFGRGNQLIPGYCVGVGPADENQPSIRLKTVETILDSRPLFDAKMLKLTRWIADRYLCSWGQVLECVVPAGVKNQAGTRMVTVFELAAPSHLAGDESAALIEKLPAKQRAVFDALKLAEKPLTLEALTQAANCGSGPVQSLKKKSLIRSHQKRMQHFENDDDVVHAHIKKQDDLQLNPDQCRALDQILAAIRGQRSETFVLHGVTGSGKTEVYIQAIREVVSYGQQAIVLVPEISLTPQAIQRFRSRFDSVAVLHSHLSDSDRHYHWQNIAAGKVQVIVGARSAVFAPAPHLGLIIIDEEHETSFKQETAPRYHAREVARQRSELESVPLILGSATPTLNSWLRVIEKKDTLISMAKRVNDLPMPNVNIIDVRNDVQIRRNDSIGRVLFTGMQHALGAGGQVILFLNLRGYSPALWCKGCGNSVKCPHCEISLTWHRDKNLAVCHSCDFSAKPPTHCPGCGAPGLRFVGTGTQRLEEEVKAKFPGYKCQRMDSDTMRGAGSHARVLNAFASGEVDILLGTQMIAKGLDFPNVTLVGVVDADTMLHQPDLFASERTFQLIAQVAGRTGRGMQGGRVFVQTASPSEPAILKAAEHDFLGFAKYEMGHRKEMLAPPYAHYARVILRGPQEEHVQEFARQLSQILSDAAEEKKLSVQILGPAPAPIIRLKKYFRYHFQLAAVNVEEILQLWREVDGKLPREKGIEYIIDVDPVNMR